From one Dysidea avara chromosome 9, odDysAvar1.4, whole genome shotgun sequence genomic stretch:
- the LOC136265766 gene encoding serine/threonine-protein kinase WNK-like isoform X1, with amino-acid sequence MATRVATDLTLYGVNPTGKEIGRGAYGRVFEVDYQGTLCAAKEVHALLLQYSQAEEFLKITTDFLNECQIWSTIRHPCIVQFLGVYYSACDQYRLPIMVMEKMQCSLRGLVENYNNIPLNVKLSILDEVCLGLRYLHSRNPPIVHRDLTPNNILLGGHLETKITDLGVAKVMQTDSKMTMTKIPGTPDFMPPEALTKRPVYGPPLDVFSYGGVAINVVTKQWPEPSDREQLNPDTDKWEVISEVTRRQKYLNMFTGGAADLVPLVTSCLNDNPKKRPSVMEVSLEIKRVKDVCSHQTGRDGMSPIVWWAEVSGQSSSQQQQVTSLTTQLEEMTINNEELRGENGVLETENDGLKVENNGLKVEVDGLKVEVDGLKVENNGLKVENNGLKVEVDGLKVENNGLKVEVDGLKVENNGLKVEVDGLKVENNGLKVEVDGLKVENNGLKVENNGYKEENAQLKAENQRLKHTTLMADQRSSLPPPVHPRSKQRVVPISQNKQTREQLVQSPTPDLFSGPVNIKWQHGAPRPVKGMDHTGVLCDGKVYIGGGWDNTGPSYRIGVYNPVNNSWSPSPINTTYGFFAMTTLNNQLITAGGWDRSVKVTNKIFSLDGDHLKEYTRMITPRYWATAAGYQGTLIITGGRDDQRRTLATTELFDSTTKRWFSTGQWYTTSDLPLPHHWLQSVIVDNTLYLLGGRNQDGISPAVFTAPLDTLSSHQLKWSSQQDTPWCCSAPVSIQGRHLLTVGGVKKTGSGYTSDINMFNKVSHSWEAIGHIPSARSGPAVVSVADNKIVVVGGCDDKGHYTNTVWIGSCEPQ; translated from the exons ATGGCTACTAGAGTTGCCACTGATCTTACTCTCTATGGTGTGAATCCCACGGGAAAGGAAATTGGTCGCGGGGCTTATGGGAGAGTGTTTGAGGTCGACTATCAAGGAACTCTGTGCGCCGCAAAGGAGGTACACGCGTTATTATTACAATATTCACAGGCTGAAGAGTTTCTTAAGATCACAACCGACTTTCTTAACGAGTGTCAAATTTGGAGTACCATTCGTCACCCGTGTATCGTTCAATTTCTAG GAGTGTACTATTCGGCATGTGACCAGTACAGATTACCTATTATGGTAATGGAGAAAATGCAATGCAGCCTGAGGGGTCTGGTGGAGAACTACAACAATATACCACTGAATGTCAAACTATCCATATTGGATGAAGTGTGCCTCGGTCTAAGGTACCTCCATAGTAGGAATCCACCAATCGTACACCGTGACCTCACCCCAAATAATATATTACTGGGAGGCCATCTTGAAACCAAGATCACTGACCTGGGTGTTGCTAAAGTGATGCAGACTGACAGTAAAATGACAATGACTAAAATCCCAGGAACACCAGATTTTATGCCACCTGAAGCACTAACCAAAAGGCCAGTCTATGGTCCACCATTAGACGTCTTCTCTTATGGAGGAGTGGCTATTAATGTTGTTACCAAGCAGTGGCCTGAACCAAGTGACCGAGAACAACTCAACCCTGACACTGATAAATGGGAAGTGATATCAGAGGTGACAAGACGTCAGAAGTACCTCAACATGTTTACTGGAGGGGCTGCAGATTTAGTGCCACTAGTGACATCATGCTTGAATGACAACCCCAAGAAACGTCCTTCAGTGATGGAGGTCTCATTGGAAATCAAGAGGGTAAAAGATGTATGCAGTCATCAGACTGGTCGTGATGGGATGAGTCCCATAGTATGGTGGGCTGAGGTATCTGGTCAGTCATCGTCTCAACAACAACAG GTGACTTCACTGACCACCCAACTGGAGGAGATGACAATAAATAATGAGGAGCTGAGGGGAGAGAATGGTGTTCTCGAGACTGAAAAtgatggcctcaaggtggagaataATGGCCTCAAGGTAGAGGTTGATGGCCTCAAGGTAGAGGTtgatggcctcaaggtggagaataatggcctcaaggtggagaataATGGCCTCAAGGTAGAGGTtgatggcctcaaggtggagaataATGGCCTCAAGGTAGAGGTtgatggcctcaaggtggagaataATGGCCTCAAGGTAGAGGTtgatggcctcaaggtggagaataATGGCCTCAAGGTAGAGGTtgatggcctcaaggtggagaataatggcctcaaggtggagaataATGGCTACAAAGAGGAGAATGCACAACTGAAGGCAGAGAATCAACGTTTGAAG CATACTACATTGATGGCTGATCAGAGGAGCAGTCTACCACCTCCTGTTCATCCTCGGTCTAAGCAACGTGTGGTCCCAATATCTCAGAATAAACAAACAAGG gAACAACTGGTCCAGTCCCCCACACCAGACCTGTTCAGTGGACCAGTGAACATCAAGTGGCAACATGGAGCCCCTAGACCAGTGAAGGGTATGGACCACACTGGTGTGTTATGTGATGGGAAGGTCTACATTGGAGGAGGATGGGATAATACTGGACCATCATACAGGATAGGTGTGTACAATCCAGTTAACAACTCATGGAGCCCTTCTCCTATCAACACTACTTATGGCTTCTTTGCCATGACCACCCTCAACAACCAGTTGATCACTGCTGGAGGATGGGATAGAAGTGTTAAGGTGACCAACAAGATATTCTCACTAGATGGTGATCACCTAAAGGAGTACACCAGGATGATTACACCAAGATATTGGGCCACAGCTGCTGGTTATCAGGGAACACTTATTATAACTGGAGGTAGAGATGACCAGAGGAGGACATTAGCCACTACTGAACTGTTTGACAGTACCACTAAGAGATGGTTCAGTACTGGACAGTGGTACACTACCAGTGATCTACCACTACCACACCACTGGCTACAATCAGTAATAGTTGACAACACCCTCTACCTGTTAGGAGGACGCAATCAAGATGGCATATCCCCAGCAGTATTTACTGCTCCACTGGACACTCTGTCCAGTCACCAGTTGAAGTGGAGTTCACAACAAGATACTCCATGGTGCTGTTCAGCTCCTGTCAGCATACAAGGTAGACACCTACTAACAGTAGGTGGAGTGAAGAAGACAGGAAGTGGTTACACTAGTGACATTAACATGTTCAACAAGGTCAGTCACAGCtgggaagccataggacatattCCATCAGCAAGAAGTGGACCAGCTGTAGTTAGTGTAGCTGATAACAAAATAGTTGTAGTAGGAGGGTGTGATGATAAGGGACACTACACTAATACTGTATGGATTGGCTCATGTGAGCCACAGTAA
- the LOC136265766 gene encoding serine/threonine-protein kinase WNK-like isoform X3, which produces MATRVATDLTLYGVNPTGKEIGRGAYGRVFEVDYQGTLCAAKEVHALLLQYSQAEEFLKITTDFLNECQIWSTIRHPCIVQFLGVYYSACDQYRLPIMVMEKMQCSLRGLVENYNNIPLNVKLSILDEVCLGLRYLHSRNPPIVHRDLTPNNILLGGHLETKITDLGVAKVMQTDSKMTMTKIPGTPDFMPPEALTKRPVYGPPLDVFSYGGVAINVVTKQWPEPSDREQLNPDTDKWEVISEVTRRQKYLNMFTGGAADLVPLVTSCLNDNPKKRPSVMEVSLEIKRVKDVCSHQTGRDGMSPIVWWAEVSGQSSSQQQQVTSLTTQLEEMTINNEELRGENGVLETENDGLKVENNGLKVEVDGLKVEVDGLKVENNGLKVENNGLKVEVDGLKVENNGYKEENAQLKAENQRLKHTTLMADQRSSLPPPVHPRSKQRVVPISQNKQTREQLVQSPTPDLFSGPVNIKWQHGAPRPVKGMDHTGVLCDGKVYIGGGWDNTGPSYRIGVYNPVNNSWSPSPINTTYGFFAMTTLNNQLITAGGWDRSVKVTNKIFSLDGDHLKEYTRMITPRYWATAAGYQGTLIITGGRDDQRRTLATTELFDSTTKRWFSTGQWYTTSDLPLPHHWLQSVIVDNTLYLLGGRNQDGISPAVFTAPLDTLSSHQLKWSSQQDTPWCCSAPVSIQGRHLLTVGGVKKTGSGYTSDINMFNKVSHSWEAIGHIPSARSGPAVVSVADNKIVVVGGCDDKGHYTNTVWIGSCEPQ; this is translated from the exons ATGGCTACTAGAGTTGCCACTGATCTTACTCTCTATGGTGTGAATCCCACGGGAAAGGAAATTGGTCGCGGGGCTTATGGGAGAGTGTTTGAGGTCGACTATCAAGGAACTCTGTGCGCCGCAAAGGAGGTACACGCGTTATTATTACAATATTCACAGGCTGAAGAGTTTCTTAAGATCACAACCGACTTTCTTAACGAGTGTCAAATTTGGAGTACCATTCGTCACCCGTGTATCGTTCAATTTCTAG GAGTGTACTATTCGGCATGTGACCAGTACAGATTACCTATTATGGTAATGGAGAAAATGCAATGCAGCCTGAGGGGTCTGGTGGAGAACTACAACAATATACCACTGAATGTCAAACTATCCATATTGGATGAAGTGTGCCTCGGTCTAAGGTACCTCCATAGTAGGAATCCACCAATCGTACACCGTGACCTCACCCCAAATAATATATTACTGGGAGGCCATCTTGAAACCAAGATCACTGACCTGGGTGTTGCTAAAGTGATGCAGACTGACAGTAAAATGACAATGACTAAAATCCCAGGAACACCAGATTTTATGCCACCTGAAGCACTAACCAAAAGGCCAGTCTATGGTCCACCATTAGACGTCTTCTCTTATGGAGGAGTGGCTATTAATGTTGTTACCAAGCAGTGGCCTGAACCAAGTGACCGAGAACAACTCAACCCTGACACTGATAAATGGGAAGTGATATCAGAGGTGACAAGACGTCAGAAGTACCTCAACATGTTTACTGGAGGGGCTGCAGATTTAGTGCCACTAGTGACATCATGCTTGAATGACAACCCCAAGAAACGTCCTTCAGTGATGGAGGTCTCATTGGAAATCAAGAGGGTAAAAGATGTATGCAGTCATCAGACTGGTCGTGATGGGATGAGTCCCATAGTATGGTGGGCTGAGGTATCTGGTCAGTCATCGTCTCAACAACAACAG GTGACTTCACTGACCACCCAACTGGAGGAGATGACAATAAATAATGAGGAGCTGAGGGGAGAGAATGGTGTTCTCGAGACTGAAAAtgatggcctcaaggtggagaataATGGCCTCAAGGTAGAGGTTGATGGCCTCAAGGTAGAGGTtgatggcctcaaggtggagaataatggcctcaaggtggagaataATGGCCTCAAGGTAGAGGTtgatggcctcaag gtggagaataATGGCTACAAAGAGGAGAATGCACAACTGAAGGCAGAGAATCAACGTTTGAAG CATACTACATTGATGGCTGATCAGAGGAGCAGTCTACCACCTCCTGTTCATCCTCGGTCTAAGCAACGTGTGGTCCCAATATCTCAGAATAAACAAACAAGG gAACAACTGGTCCAGTCCCCCACACCAGACCTGTTCAGTGGACCAGTGAACATCAAGTGGCAACATGGAGCCCCTAGACCAGTGAAGGGTATGGACCACACTGGTGTGTTATGTGATGGGAAGGTCTACATTGGAGGAGGATGGGATAATACTGGACCATCATACAGGATAGGTGTGTACAATCCAGTTAACAACTCATGGAGCCCTTCTCCTATCAACACTACTTATGGCTTCTTTGCCATGACCACCCTCAACAACCAGTTGATCACTGCTGGAGGATGGGATAGAAGTGTTAAGGTGACCAACAAGATATTCTCACTAGATGGTGATCACCTAAAGGAGTACACCAGGATGATTACACCAAGATATTGGGCCACAGCTGCTGGTTATCAGGGAACACTTATTATAACTGGAGGTAGAGATGACCAGAGGAGGACATTAGCCACTACTGAACTGTTTGACAGTACCACTAAGAGATGGTTCAGTACTGGACAGTGGTACACTACCAGTGATCTACCACTACCACACCACTGGCTACAATCAGTAATAGTTGACAACACCCTCTACCTGTTAGGAGGACGCAATCAAGATGGCATATCCCCAGCAGTATTTACTGCTCCACTGGACACTCTGTCCAGTCACCAGTTGAAGTGGAGTTCACAACAAGATACTCCATGGTGCTGTTCAGCTCCTGTCAGCATACAAGGTAGACACCTACTAACAGTAGGTGGAGTGAAGAAGACAGGAAGTGGTTACACTAGTGACATTAACATGTTCAACAAGGTCAGTCACAGCtgggaagccataggacatattCCATCAGCAAGAAGTGGACCAGCTGTAGTTAGTGTAGCTGATAACAAAATAGTTGTAGTAGGAGGGTGTGATGATAAGGGACACTACACTAATACTGTATGGATTGGCTCATGTGAGCCACAGTAA
- the LOC136265766 gene encoding probable serine/threonine-protein kinase drkD isoform X5: protein MATRVATDLTLYGVNPTGKEIGRGAYGRVFEVDYQGTLCAAKEVHALLLQYSQAEEFLKITTDFLNECQIWSTIRHPCIVQFLGVYYSACDQYRLPIMVMEKMQCSLRGLVENYNNIPLNVKLSILDEVCLGLRYLHSRNPPIVHRDLTPNNILLGGHLETKITDLGVAKVMQTDSKMTMTKIPGTPDFMPPEALTKRPVYGPPLDVFSYGGVAINVVTKQWPEPSDREQLNPDTDKWEVISEVTRRQKYLNMFTGGAADLVPLVTSCLNDNPKKRPSVMEVSLEIKRVKDVCSHQTGRDGMSPIVWWAEVSGQSSSQQQQVTSLTTQLEEMTINNEELRGENGVLETENDGLKVENNGLKVENNGLKVEVDGLKVENNGYKEENAQLKAENQRLKHTTLMADQRSSLPPPVHPRSKQRVVPISQNKQTREQLVQSPTPDLFSGPVNIKWQHGAPRPVKGMDHTGVLCDGKVYIGGGWDNTGPSYRIGVYNPVNNSWSPSPINTTYGFFAMTTLNNQLITAGGWDRSVKVTNKIFSLDGDHLKEYTRMITPRYWATAAGYQGTLIITGGRDDQRRTLATTELFDSTTKRWFSTGQWYTTSDLPLPHHWLQSVIVDNTLYLLGGRNQDGISPAVFTAPLDTLSSHQLKWSSQQDTPWCCSAPVSIQGRHLLTVGGVKKTGSGYTSDINMFNKVSHSWEAIGHIPSARSGPAVVSVADNKIVVVGGCDDKGHYTNTVWIGSCEPQ from the exons ATGGCTACTAGAGTTGCCACTGATCTTACTCTCTATGGTGTGAATCCCACGGGAAAGGAAATTGGTCGCGGGGCTTATGGGAGAGTGTTTGAGGTCGACTATCAAGGAACTCTGTGCGCCGCAAAGGAGGTACACGCGTTATTATTACAATATTCACAGGCTGAAGAGTTTCTTAAGATCACAACCGACTTTCTTAACGAGTGTCAAATTTGGAGTACCATTCGTCACCCGTGTATCGTTCAATTTCTAG GAGTGTACTATTCGGCATGTGACCAGTACAGATTACCTATTATGGTAATGGAGAAAATGCAATGCAGCCTGAGGGGTCTGGTGGAGAACTACAACAATATACCACTGAATGTCAAACTATCCATATTGGATGAAGTGTGCCTCGGTCTAAGGTACCTCCATAGTAGGAATCCACCAATCGTACACCGTGACCTCACCCCAAATAATATATTACTGGGAGGCCATCTTGAAACCAAGATCACTGACCTGGGTGTTGCTAAAGTGATGCAGACTGACAGTAAAATGACAATGACTAAAATCCCAGGAACACCAGATTTTATGCCACCTGAAGCACTAACCAAAAGGCCAGTCTATGGTCCACCATTAGACGTCTTCTCTTATGGAGGAGTGGCTATTAATGTTGTTACCAAGCAGTGGCCTGAACCAAGTGACCGAGAACAACTCAACCCTGACACTGATAAATGGGAAGTGATATCAGAGGTGACAAGACGTCAGAAGTACCTCAACATGTTTACTGGAGGGGCTGCAGATTTAGTGCCACTAGTGACATCATGCTTGAATGACAACCCCAAGAAACGTCCTTCAGTGATGGAGGTCTCATTGGAAATCAAGAGGGTAAAAGATGTATGCAGTCATCAGACTGGTCGTGATGGGATGAGTCCCATAGTATGGTGGGCTGAGGTATCTGGTCAGTCATCGTCTCAACAACAACAG GTGACTTCACTGACCACCCAACTGGAGGAGATGACAATAAATAATGAGGAGCTGAGGGGAGAGAATGGTGTTCTCGAGACTGAAAAtgatggcctcaag gtggagaataatggcctcaaggtggagaataATGGCCTCAAGGTAGAGGTtgatggcctcaag gtggagaataATGGCTACAAAGAGGAGAATGCACAACTGAAGGCAGAGAATCAACGTTTGAAG CATACTACATTGATGGCTGATCAGAGGAGCAGTCTACCACCTCCTGTTCATCCTCGGTCTAAGCAACGTGTGGTCCCAATATCTCAGAATAAACAAACAAGG gAACAACTGGTCCAGTCCCCCACACCAGACCTGTTCAGTGGACCAGTGAACATCAAGTGGCAACATGGAGCCCCTAGACCAGTGAAGGGTATGGACCACACTGGTGTGTTATGTGATGGGAAGGTCTACATTGGAGGAGGATGGGATAATACTGGACCATCATACAGGATAGGTGTGTACAATCCAGTTAACAACTCATGGAGCCCTTCTCCTATCAACACTACTTATGGCTTCTTTGCCATGACCACCCTCAACAACCAGTTGATCACTGCTGGAGGATGGGATAGAAGTGTTAAGGTGACCAACAAGATATTCTCACTAGATGGTGATCACCTAAAGGAGTACACCAGGATGATTACACCAAGATATTGGGCCACAGCTGCTGGTTATCAGGGAACACTTATTATAACTGGAGGTAGAGATGACCAGAGGAGGACATTAGCCACTACTGAACTGTTTGACAGTACCACTAAGAGATGGTTCAGTACTGGACAGTGGTACACTACCAGTGATCTACCACTACCACACCACTGGCTACAATCAGTAATAGTTGACAACACCCTCTACCTGTTAGGAGGACGCAATCAAGATGGCATATCCCCAGCAGTATTTACTGCTCCACTGGACACTCTGTCCAGTCACCAGTTGAAGTGGAGTTCACAACAAGATACTCCATGGTGCTGTTCAGCTCCTGTCAGCATACAAGGTAGACACCTACTAACAGTAGGTGGAGTGAAGAAGACAGGAAGTGGTTACACTAGTGACATTAACATGTTCAACAAGGTCAGTCACAGCtgggaagccataggacatattCCATCAGCAAGAAGTGGACCAGCTGTAGTTAGTGTAGCTGATAACAAAATAGTTGTAGTAGGAGGGTGTGATGATAAGGGACACTACACTAATACTGTATGGATTGGCTCATGTGAGCCACAGTAA
- the LOC136265766 gene encoding serine/threonine-protein kinase WNK-like isoform X4: protein MATRVATDLTLYGVNPTGKEIGRGAYGRVFEVDYQGTLCAAKEVHALLLQYSQAEEFLKITTDFLNECQIWSTIRHPCIVQFLGVYYSACDQYRLPIMVMEKMQCSLRGLVENYNNIPLNVKLSILDEVCLGLRYLHSRNPPIVHRDLTPNNILLGGHLETKITDLGVAKVMQTDSKMTMTKIPGTPDFMPPEALTKRPVYGPPLDVFSYGGVAINVVTKQWPEPSDREQLNPDTDKWEVISEVTRRQKYLNMFTGGAADLVPLVTSCLNDNPKKRPSVMEVSLEIKRVKDVCSHQTGRDGMSPIVWWAEVSGQSSSQQQQVTSLTTQLEEMTINNEELRGENGVLETENDGLKVENNGLKVEVDGLKVEVDGLKVENNGYKEENAQLKAENQRLKHTTLMADQRSSLPPPVHPRSKQRVVPISQNKQTREQLVQSPTPDLFSGPVNIKWQHGAPRPVKGMDHTGVLCDGKVYIGGGWDNTGPSYRIGVYNPVNNSWSPSPINTTYGFFAMTTLNNQLITAGGWDRSVKVTNKIFSLDGDHLKEYTRMITPRYWATAAGYQGTLIITGGRDDQRRTLATTELFDSTTKRWFSTGQWYTTSDLPLPHHWLQSVIVDNTLYLLGGRNQDGISPAVFTAPLDTLSSHQLKWSSQQDTPWCCSAPVSIQGRHLLTVGGVKKTGSGYTSDINMFNKVSHSWEAIGHIPSARSGPAVVSVADNKIVVVGGCDDKGHYTNTVWIGSCEPQ from the exons ATGGCTACTAGAGTTGCCACTGATCTTACTCTCTATGGTGTGAATCCCACGGGAAAGGAAATTGGTCGCGGGGCTTATGGGAGAGTGTTTGAGGTCGACTATCAAGGAACTCTGTGCGCCGCAAAGGAGGTACACGCGTTATTATTACAATATTCACAGGCTGAAGAGTTTCTTAAGATCACAACCGACTTTCTTAACGAGTGTCAAATTTGGAGTACCATTCGTCACCCGTGTATCGTTCAATTTCTAG GAGTGTACTATTCGGCATGTGACCAGTACAGATTACCTATTATGGTAATGGAGAAAATGCAATGCAGCCTGAGGGGTCTGGTGGAGAACTACAACAATATACCACTGAATGTCAAACTATCCATATTGGATGAAGTGTGCCTCGGTCTAAGGTACCTCCATAGTAGGAATCCACCAATCGTACACCGTGACCTCACCCCAAATAATATATTACTGGGAGGCCATCTTGAAACCAAGATCACTGACCTGGGTGTTGCTAAAGTGATGCAGACTGACAGTAAAATGACAATGACTAAAATCCCAGGAACACCAGATTTTATGCCACCTGAAGCACTAACCAAAAGGCCAGTCTATGGTCCACCATTAGACGTCTTCTCTTATGGAGGAGTGGCTATTAATGTTGTTACCAAGCAGTGGCCTGAACCAAGTGACCGAGAACAACTCAACCCTGACACTGATAAATGGGAAGTGATATCAGAGGTGACAAGACGTCAGAAGTACCTCAACATGTTTACTGGAGGGGCTGCAGATTTAGTGCCACTAGTGACATCATGCTTGAATGACAACCCCAAGAAACGTCCTTCAGTGATGGAGGTCTCATTGGAAATCAAGAGGGTAAAAGATGTATGCAGTCATCAGACTGGTCGTGATGGGATGAGTCCCATAGTATGGTGGGCTGAGGTATCTGGTCAGTCATCGTCTCAACAACAACAG GTGACTTCACTGACCACCCAACTGGAGGAGATGACAATAAATAATGAGGAGCTGAGGGGAGAGAATGGTGTTCTCGAGACTGAAAAtgatggcctcaaggtggagaataATGGCCTCAAGGTAGAGGTTGATGGCCTCAAGGTAGAGGTtgatggcctcaag gtggagaataATGGCTACAAAGAGGAGAATGCACAACTGAAGGCAGAGAATCAACGTTTGAAG CATACTACATTGATGGCTGATCAGAGGAGCAGTCTACCACCTCCTGTTCATCCTCGGTCTAAGCAACGTGTGGTCCCAATATCTCAGAATAAACAAACAAGG gAACAACTGGTCCAGTCCCCCACACCAGACCTGTTCAGTGGACCAGTGAACATCAAGTGGCAACATGGAGCCCCTAGACCAGTGAAGGGTATGGACCACACTGGTGTGTTATGTGATGGGAAGGTCTACATTGGAGGAGGATGGGATAATACTGGACCATCATACAGGATAGGTGTGTACAATCCAGTTAACAACTCATGGAGCCCTTCTCCTATCAACACTACTTATGGCTTCTTTGCCATGACCACCCTCAACAACCAGTTGATCACTGCTGGAGGATGGGATAGAAGTGTTAAGGTGACCAACAAGATATTCTCACTAGATGGTGATCACCTAAAGGAGTACACCAGGATGATTACACCAAGATATTGGGCCACAGCTGCTGGTTATCAGGGAACACTTATTATAACTGGAGGTAGAGATGACCAGAGGAGGACATTAGCCACTACTGAACTGTTTGACAGTACCACTAAGAGATGGTTCAGTACTGGACAGTGGTACACTACCAGTGATCTACCACTACCACACCACTGGCTACAATCAGTAATAGTTGACAACACCCTCTACCTGTTAGGAGGACGCAATCAAGATGGCATATCCCCAGCAGTATTTACTGCTCCACTGGACACTCTGTCCAGTCACCAGTTGAAGTGGAGTTCACAACAAGATACTCCATGGTGCTGTTCAGCTCCTGTCAGCATACAAGGTAGACACCTACTAACAGTAGGTGGAGTGAAGAAGACAGGAAGTGGTTACACTAGTGACATTAACATGTTCAACAAGGTCAGTCACAGCtgggaagccataggacatattCCATCAGCAAGAAGTGGACCAGCTGTAGTTAGTGTAGCTGATAACAAAATAGTTGTAGTAGGAGGGTGTGATGATAAGGGACACTACACTAATACTGTATGGATTGGCTCATGTGAGCCACAGTAA